A window of Hymenobacter aerilatus contains these coding sequences:
- a CDS encoding SDR family oxidoreductase: MNEENKLSRRQIISGLGASLAVAAVAPVLSAEGATASASAASIPLKDPTSAYPKPPFKVQEQPWPALASKMEPRPDHGETSYKGSGRLKGRKALITGGDSGMGRAAAIAYAREGADVAINYLPAEEPDAKEVVALIKAAGQKAVAIPGDLRDEAFCKKLVDDAVRQLGGLDILVSNAARQQSNESIADITTEQFDWTIKTNIYAPFWLMKAALPHLKPGSAIIATTSVQATDPSANLFDYALTKAADTSMVRSLAKQLGPKGIRVNGVAPGPVWTPLQAAKGGSTPEKQRNFGGDTPLGRPGQPAELAGIYVLLADPLATYANGQIYGSAGGGGLP, encoded by the coding sequence ATGAACGAAGAAAACAAACTCAGCCGTCGGCAGATAATCAGCGGATTAGGCGCCAGTCTGGCCGTGGCCGCCGTGGCACCGGTGCTATCGGCCGAAGGAGCCACCGCTTCTGCCAGTGCTGCTTCCATACCGCTTAAAGATCCTACCTCTGCCTACCCCAAGCCTCCTTTTAAGGTGCAGGAGCAACCCTGGCCGGCACTGGCCAGCAAGATGGAGCCGCGCCCCGACCACGGCGAAACCAGCTACAAAGGCTCGGGCCGCCTGAAGGGCCGCAAAGCCCTTATCACGGGTGGCGACTCCGGTATGGGCCGCGCCGCCGCTATTGCCTACGCCCGCGAAGGTGCCGATGTGGCCATCAACTACCTACCCGCCGAGGAGCCCGACGCCAAGGAGGTAGTAGCCCTCATCAAAGCGGCCGGGCAGAAAGCCGTGGCCATTCCTGGCGACCTGCGCGACGAGGCCTTTTGCAAGAAGCTGGTAGACGACGCCGTGCGTCAGCTTGGCGGGCTGGATATCCTGGTCAGCAACGCGGCCCGGCAGCAAAGCAACGAGTCGATTGCGGACATCACCACCGAGCAGTTCGACTGGACCATCAAAACCAACATCTACGCGCCGTTTTGGCTGATGAAGGCGGCCCTACCTCACCTCAAGCCGGGGTCGGCCATCATTGCCACTACCTCGGTACAGGCTACCGACCCCTCGGCCAACCTCTTCGACTATGCGCTGACCAAAGCCGCCGACACCAGCATGGTTCGCTCGCTGGCCAAGCAGCTCGGCCCGAAGGGTATTCGGGTGAATGGGGTAGCCCCCGGCCCCGTCTGGACGCCATTACAGGCGGCTAAAGGCGGCAGCACCCCGGAAAAGCAGCGGAACTTCGGTGGCGATACACCGCTGGGCCGGCCCGGCCAGCCCGCCGAGCTGGCCGGCATCTACGTGCTGCTCGCCGACCCGCTGGCCACCTACGCCAACGGTCAGATTTATGGCTCGGCCGGCGGCGGTGG